One part of the Streptomyces ferrugineus genome encodes these proteins:
- a CDS encoding alkaline phosphatase D family protein, translating into MTGENGSVSPDRRRFLTAGAAVLGAAASAQLWLPTAARAAETPLPDGVFSLGVASGDPLPDGIVLWTRLAPDPLNGGGMPDAVVSVEWEIAEDERFRKPVRRGVAQARPELGHSVHVDVRRLRPGRTYWYRFRTGGQISPTGRTRTAPHPASSGGRLRMALASCQNWQHGYFTPYADMLDQDPDVVLFVGDYIYESTPSATGVRRHEGTGEPYSLVQYRNRYAQYRTDPDLAAMHANAPFVVTFDDHEIDNDFAGEIPQDPDKQPHDAFVARLTAGYQAFYEHMPVRASAIPNGPHIQMYRRLEFGRLARLSVLDTRQYRSDQVKSQEAAQDPSLTMLGAEQKKWLIDGLRHSPARWNMIGSQIMMAETDLQVGPGKLWFYDAWDGYQAERNALMAELKQVRNPVVFTGDRHLTMISDLKEDYADPDSAVVGAEFVGTSISSNGDQDQAAFHKEWDPRVPDNPHWKLLDAHRGYHLFDVRRDGIHAQVRIVDTVRQQTATPSTLARLRVAAGRPGVEVV; encoded by the coding sequence ATGACCGGAGAGAACGGGTCAGTGTCCCCCGACCGACGTCGCTTTCTGACCGCCGGAGCCGCCGTCCTGGGCGCCGCGGCCTCCGCCCAGCTGTGGCTGCCGACCGCGGCCCGGGCGGCCGAAACCCCGCTGCCCGACGGCGTGTTCAGCCTCGGCGTGGCCTCCGGCGACCCGCTGCCCGACGGCATCGTGCTGTGGACGCGGCTCGCGCCGGACCCGCTGAACGGCGGCGGGATGCCCGACGCCGTCGTCTCCGTCGAGTGGGAGATCGCCGAGGACGAGCGGTTCCGCAAACCGGTGCGCCGCGGGGTCGCCCAGGCCCGGCCCGAGTTGGGGCACAGCGTGCACGTCGACGTACGGCGGCTGCGCCCCGGTCGTACGTACTGGTACCGCTTCCGCACCGGCGGCCAGATCTCGCCGACCGGCCGCACCCGCACCGCGCCGCACCCGGCGAGCTCCGGCGGCCGGCTGCGCATGGCGCTGGCCTCCTGCCAGAACTGGCAGCACGGCTACTTCACGCCGTACGCCGACATGCTGGACCAGGACCCCGACGTCGTGCTGTTCGTCGGTGACTACATCTACGAGTCCACGCCGTCGGCGACCGGAGTGCGCCGGCACGAGGGCACGGGTGAGCCGTACAGCCTGGTGCAGTACCGCAACCGGTACGCCCAGTACCGCACCGACCCGGACCTCGCGGCGATGCACGCGAACGCGCCCTTCGTGGTCACCTTCGACGACCACGAGATCGACAACGACTTCGCCGGCGAGATCCCGCAGGACCCGGACAAGCAGCCGCACGACGCGTTCGTGGCCCGGCTGACCGCCGGCTACCAGGCGTTCTACGAGCACATGCCGGTCCGGGCGAGCGCCATCCCGAACGGCCCGCACATCCAGATGTACCGCCGCCTGGAGTTCGGCCGGCTGGCCCGGCTCAGTGTGCTGGACACCCGGCAGTACCGCAGCGACCAGGTCAAGAGCCAGGAGGCGGCCCAGGACCCGTCGCTCACGATGCTGGGCGCCGAGCAGAAGAAGTGGCTGATCGACGGGCTGCGTCACTCGCCGGCCCGCTGGAACATGATCGGCTCGCAGATCATGATGGCCGAGACCGACCTCCAGGTCGGCCCGGGCAAGCTCTGGTTCTACGACGCCTGGGACGGCTACCAGGCCGAACGCAACGCCCTGATGGCGGAGTTGAAGCAGGTCCGCAACCCGGTCGTGTTCACCGGCGACCGCCATCTGACGATGATCAGCGACCTCAAGGAGGACTACGCCGACCCGGACTCCGCCGTCGTGGGCGCCGAGTTCGTGGGGACGTCCATCTCCAGCAACGGTGACCAGGACCAGGCCGCCTTCCACAAGGAGTGGGACCCGCGCGTGCCGGACAACCCGCACTGGAAGCTGCTCGACGCCCACCGCGGCTACCACCTGTTCGACGTCCGCCGTGACGGCATCCACGCACAGGTGCGGATCGTGGACACGGTCCGGCAGCAGACGGCGACGCCCAGCACGCTGGCACGGCTGCGGGTGGCGGCGGGCCGACCGGGCGTCGAGGTCGTGTGA
- a CDS encoding bifunctional cytidylyltransferase/SDR family oxidoreductase produces MSQHIAKPRTTAVILAGGTGQRVGLSIPKQLLKIAGKAVIEHTLTTFEKADSIDDVIVLMAPGYVPDVEKIVAKAGFTKVKKIIEGGSTRNETTERAISALGEGLAEGEDLNVLFHDAVRPLLSRRVIDDCVVALERYQAVDVAIPSADTIIVTRTHGEDGEFITEIPDRSRLRRGQTPQAFKLSTIKRAYEVAAGDPNFQATDDCSVVLKYLPDVPIHVVAGDEYNMKVTQPVDVFIADKLFQLASTTAPEQVSEEAYRQLLTGRTFVVFGGSYGIGKDIAELAESYGATVYALGRSTTGTHVENPEEVDDALSKAYAETGRIDYVVNTAGVLRIGKLAETDNATIEEALKVNYLAPVQIARSSYKYLSETKGQLLLYTSSSYTRGRAEYSLYSSTKAAMVNLTQALSDEWAGDGIRVNCINPERTATPMRTKAFGQEPAGSLLSSEAVARTSLDVLLSELTGHVIDVRQQDPTAAAGQASGFEQALASVLDRQDGMA; encoded by the coding sequence GTGTCCCAGCACATAGCCAAGCCCCGTACCACCGCAGTGATCCTGGCCGGTGGCACCGGTCAGCGCGTGGGTCTGTCGATCCCCAAGCAGCTGCTGAAGATCGCCGGCAAGGCAGTCATCGAGCACACCCTGACCACCTTCGAGAAGGCCGACTCGATCGACGACGTCATCGTGCTGATGGCGCCCGGCTATGTGCCGGACGTCGAGAAGATCGTCGCCAAGGCCGGGTTCACGAAGGTCAAGAAGATCATCGAGGGCGGCTCGACGCGGAACGAGACCACCGAGCGCGCCATCTCCGCGCTCGGCGAGGGCCTGGCCGAGGGCGAGGACCTCAACGTCCTGTTCCACGACGCGGTACGTCCGCTGCTGTCACGGCGCGTGATCGACGACTGCGTGGTGGCCCTTGAGCGTTACCAGGCCGTCGACGTCGCCATCCCGTCCGCGGACACCATCATCGTCACGCGCACGCACGGTGAGGACGGCGAGTTCATCACCGAGATCCCGGACCGCTCCCGGCTGCGCCGCGGCCAGACCCCGCAGGCGTTCAAGCTGTCCACGATCAAGCGGGCCTACGAGGTCGCGGCCGGTGACCCCAACTTCCAGGCCACGGACGACTGCTCCGTCGTGCTCAAGTACCTGCCGGACGTGCCGATCCACGTCGTCGCGGGTGACGAGTACAACATGAAGGTCACCCAGCCCGTCGATGTCTTCATCGCCGACAAGCTGTTCCAGCTCGCCTCCACCACCGCTCCCGAGCAGGTGAGCGAGGAGGCCTACCGCCAGTTGCTGACCGGCAGGACCTTCGTCGTCTTCGGCGGTTCGTACGGCATCGGCAAGGACATCGCCGAACTCGCCGAGTCCTACGGCGCCACGGTGTACGCGCTCGGCCGCTCCACCACCGGCACCCACGTGGAGAACCCGGAGGAGGTCGACGACGCGCTGTCCAAGGCCTACGCCGAGACCGGGCGCATCGACTACGTCGTCAACACCGCCGGCGTGCTGCGCATCGGCAAGCTCGCCGAGACCGACAACGCCACCATCGAGGAGGCGCTGAAGGTCAACTACCTGGCCCCGGTGCAGATCGCGCGCTCCTCGTACAAGTACCTGTCCGAGACCAAGGGCCAACTGCTGCTGTACACCTCCAGCAGCTACACCCGCGGCCGCGCCGAGTACAGCCTCTACTCCTCGACCAAGGCCGCCATGGTGAACCTCACCCAGGCCCTGTCCGACGAGTGGGCCGGCGACGGCATCCGCGTCAACTGCATCAACCCCGAGCGCACCGCCACCCCGATGCGCACCAAGGCCTTCGGCCAGGAGCCCGCGGGCAGCCTGCTCTCCTCCGAGGCCGTCGCCCGTACGTCCCTGGACGTGCTGCTGTCCGAGCTGACCGGCCATGTCATCGACGTCCGCCAGCAGGACCCGACCGCGGCCGCCGGCCAGGCCTCCGGCTTCGAGCAGGCACTGGCAAGTGTCCTCGACCGCCAGGACGGCATGGCATAA
- a CDS encoding glycosyltransferase family 2 protein, translating into MTVAQPDVTVIIGAYEAMPYLVECLASVEAQTIDPERIEVVAVDDGSTDGTGECLEQFAARVPMQVTVIRQENSGGPSGPRNVGLGKATGRYVFFLDADDRLGPEALERMVAMADKNGTDVVLGRIEGVNRTAPKSMWGKTLDRTDVFSSNIKFTLSAQKLFRRDLLTRHNMRFDESLWTGEDALFTMEAYLRADGVSVVADYTCYYLVGRDDGKHVTKSGGYTLRFDSARALMNLIAEHIPAGDRRDLLMLRPFLITLLPQFGPQYAKDSEKVRQHKLELAGPLMDAFWTPGIARRLKVHERLRLHLVAERRPDLLLPVVEFVKAKKQAAALLEKRGHRVYLVYPHFRDRAAGIPDSVYLAEPREARAFHGYREGGADSFLRRAARKARRVLRSSGGPTPGGRAAAA; encoded by the coding sequence GTGACCGTTGCGCAGCCTGATGTGACTGTGATCATCGGGGCGTACGAAGCGATGCCGTACCTGGTCGAGTGCCTGGCATCCGTCGAGGCACAGACCATCGACCCGGAGCGCATCGAGGTCGTCGCGGTGGACGACGGCTCGACGGACGGGACGGGGGAGTGCCTGGAGCAGTTCGCGGCCCGCGTGCCCATGCAGGTCACCGTCATCCGCCAGGAGAACTCCGGCGGCCCCAGCGGTCCGCGCAACGTCGGCCTGGGCAAGGCGACCGGGCGTTACGTCTTCTTCCTCGACGCCGACGACCGGCTGGGCCCCGAGGCCCTGGAACGCATGGTCGCGATGGCCGACAAGAACGGCACGGACGTCGTGCTCGGCCGCATCGAGGGCGTCAACCGCACCGCGCCCAAGTCGATGTGGGGCAAGACGCTGGACCGTACCGACGTCTTCTCCTCCAACATCAAGTTCACGCTGAGCGCGCAGAAGCTGTTCCGCCGGGACCTGCTGACCCGGCACAACATGCGCTTCGACGAGTCCCTGTGGACCGGCGAGGACGCGCTGTTCACCATGGAGGCCTATCTGCGGGCCGACGGCGTCTCCGTGGTCGCCGACTACACCTGCTACTACCTGGTGGGCCGCGACGACGGCAAGCACGTCACCAAGAGCGGCGGCTACACCCTGCGCTTCGACTCCGCGCGCGCCCTGATGAACCTGATAGCAGAGCACATACCCGCGGGCGACCGGCGCGACCTGCTCATGCTCCGCCCCTTCCTCATCACCCTGCTGCCGCAGTTCGGGCCCCAGTACGCCAAGGACAGCGAGAAGGTCAGGCAGCACAAGCTGGAACTCGCGGGGCCCCTCATGGACGCCTTCTGGACCCCGGGCATCGCCCGCCGCCTCAAGGTCCACGAGCGCCTGCGCCTGCACCTCGTCGCCGAGCGGCGCCCCGACCTCCTCCTCCCCGTCGTGGAGTTCGTCAAGGCCAAGAAGCAGGCGGCGGCCCTCCTGGAGAAGAGGGGCCACCGTGTCTACCTCGTCTACCCGCACTTCCGGGACCGGGCGGCGGGGATCCCCGACTCCGTGTACCTCGCCGAACCGCGCGAGGCCCGCGCCTTCCACGGGTATCGCGAGGGCGGCGCGGACTCGTTCCTGCGGCGCGCGGCGCGCAAGGCGCGCCGGGTGCTCAGGTCCTCGGGCGGGCCTACGCCGGGTGGGCGGGCTGCGGCGGCGTAG
- the proB gene encoding glutamate 5-kinase: protein MREARRVVVKVGSSSLTTASGGLDADRVDALVDVLAKSRSGGEREVVLVSSGAIAAGLAPLGLRRRPKDLARQQAAASVGQGLLVARYTASFARYGVRVGQVLLTSDDMSRRAHHRNASRTLDKLLAMGAFPIVNENDTVATDEIRFGDNDRLAALVAHLVRADLLVLLSDVDGVYDGDPSRPGTSRIAQVRGPSDLAGVDIGSAGKAGVGTGGMVTKVEAARIAAAAGIPVVLTSAIHAAEALTGGDTGTYFHATGKRSADRLLWLQHASTPRGSLTLDDGAVRAVVERRKSLLPAGIAAVEGEFSAGDPVELRDSTGHAVARGLVNFDAKEIPQLLGRSTRELARELGAEYEREVVHRDDLVILHP, encoded by the coding sequence GTGCGCGAGGCCCGCAGGGTCGTCGTCAAGGTGGGCTCCTCGTCGCTGACGACCGCTTCGGGCGGCCTGGACGCCGACCGCGTCGACGCGCTCGTGGACGTCCTCGCCAAGAGCCGCAGTGGTGGGGAGCGGGAGGTCGTCCTGGTCTCCTCCGGCGCCATCGCGGCCGGGCTCGCCCCGCTGGGCCTGCGCCGCCGCCCCAAGGACCTGGCCCGCCAGCAGGCCGCCGCCAGCGTCGGCCAGGGCCTCCTCGTCGCCCGCTACACCGCCTCCTTCGCCCGCTACGGCGTCCGCGTCGGCCAGGTGCTGCTGACCAGCGACGACATGAGCCGCCGGGCCCACCACCGCAACGCCTCGCGCACCCTCGACAAACTGCTCGCGATGGGCGCGTTCCCGATCGTCAACGAGAACGACACCGTCGCCACGGACGAGATCCGCTTCGGCGACAACGACCGGCTCGCCGCGCTGGTCGCCCACCTCGTCCGCGCCGACCTGCTGGTGCTGCTGTCCGACGTGGACGGCGTGTACGACGGCGACCCCAGCCGGCCGGGGACGTCGCGGATAGCTCAGGTGCGGGGGCCGTCCGACCTCGCCGGGGTCGACATCGGCAGCGCGGGCAAGGCGGGCGTCGGCACCGGCGGCATGGTCACCAAGGTCGAGGCGGCCCGGATCGCGGCCGCCGCCGGCATCCCCGTGGTGCTGACCAGCGCGATCCACGCGGCCGAGGCCCTGACCGGCGGCGACACCGGCACGTACTTCCACGCCACCGGCAAGCGCTCCGCGGACCGGCTGCTGTGGCTCCAGCACGCGTCCACACCGCGGGGCTCGCTCACTCTGGACGACGGTGCGGTACGGGCGGTCGTGGAACGCCGCAAGTCGCTGCTCCCGGCCGGGATCGCCGCCGTCGAGGGCGAGTTCAGCGCGGGCGACCCGGTCGAACTGCGCGACAGCACGGGGCACGCGGTCGCACGCGGGCTCGTCAACTTCGACGCCAAGGAGATCCCGCAACTGCTCGGGCGCTCGACGCGGGAGCTGGCGCGGGAACTGGGGGCGGAGTACGAGCGCGAGGTCGTGCACCGGGACGACTTGGTGATCCTGCATCCCTGA
- a CDS encoding glutamate-5-semialdehyde dehydrogenase, producing MTTLSPYDSMSPVNRAAYRAKAAAADLAPLPRAEKDDALLAIADALEVRTSEIVEANAKDIAKAREAGTSESIIDRLTLTPERVRAIASDVRDVVALPDPVGEVVRGSTLPNGIDLRQVRVPLGVVGIIYEARPNVTVDAAALCLKSGNAVLLRGSASAYESNTALVRVIRDAVGGAGLPADAVQLVPGESRESVRELMRARGLVDVLIPRGGASLIQTVVSESIVPVIETGTGNCHVYVDAHADLDMAIEILINSKAQRVSVCNAAETLLIHQDIAPEFLPRALDALAEAGVTVHADERVLAYAKDSKATVVEATAEDWETEYLSYDIAAAVVDSLDKAVEHIRLWTSGHTEAIVTTSQQAARRFTQLVDSTTVAVNASTRFTDGGQFGFGAEIGISTQKLHARGPMGLPELTSTKYIVTGDGHVRR from the coding sequence ATGACCACGCTTTCGCCGTACGACTCCATGTCCCCGGTCAACCGGGCCGCCTACCGCGCCAAGGCCGCCGCCGCCGACCTCGCCCCGCTGCCGCGGGCCGAGAAGGACGACGCGCTGCTGGCCATCGCGGACGCCCTGGAGGTCCGTACGAGTGAGATCGTCGAGGCCAACGCCAAGGACATCGCCAAGGCCCGCGAGGCCGGCACCAGCGAGTCGATCATCGACCGGCTGACGCTGACGCCGGAGCGCGTGCGGGCCATCGCCTCCGACGTGCGGGACGTCGTCGCGCTGCCCGACCCGGTCGGCGAGGTCGTGCGCGGGTCCACGCTCCCCAACGGCATCGACCTGCGCCAGGTCCGCGTCCCGCTGGGCGTCGTCGGGATCATCTACGAGGCCCGCCCGAACGTCACCGTGGACGCCGCCGCCCTGTGCCTGAAGTCCGGCAACGCGGTGCTGCTGCGCGGCTCGGCCTCGGCGTACGAGTCGAACACCGCCCTCGTCCGGGTGATCCGCGACGCCGTGGGCGGCGCCGGGCTGCCCGCCGACGCCGTGCAGCTGGTGCCCGGCGAGAGCCGCGAGAGCGTGCGCGAGCTGATGCGGGCCCGCGGCCTGGTCGACGTGCTGATCCCGCGCGGCGGCGCCTCGCTGATCCAGACCGTCGTCTCGGAGTCGATCGTCCCGGTCATCGAGACCGGCACCGGCAACTGCCACGTCTACGTCGACGCCCACGCCGACCTCGACATGGCCATCGAGATCCTGATCAACTCCAAGGCCCAGCGCGTCAGCGTCTGCAACGCCGCCGAGACCCTCCTGATCCACCAGGACATCGCCCCCGAGTTCCTGCCGCGCGCCCTGGACGCCCTCGCGGAGGCAGGGGTGACCGTGCACGCCGACGAGAGGGTGCTGGCGTACGCCAAGGACTCCAAGGCGACCGTCGTCGAGGCCACGGCCGAGGACTGGGAGACCGAGTACCTGTCGTACGACATCGCCGCCGCGGTCGTGGACTCGCTGGACAAGGCCGTCGAGCACATCCGGCTGTGGACCTCCGGCCACACCGAGGCCATCGTCACCACCTCGCAGCAGGCCGCCCGCCGCTTCACCCAACTGGTCGACTCCACGACGGTCGCGGTGAACGCCTCCACCCGCTTCACCGACGGCGGCCAGTTCGGCTTCGGCGCGGAGATCGGCATCTCCACGCAGAAGCTGCACGCCCGCGGCCCCATGGGGCTGCCGGAGCTGACCAGCACGAAGTACATCGTCACCGGTGACGGGCACGTACGACGCTGA
- a CDS encoding SCO2584 family spore wall biosynthesis protein, whose protein sequence is MPEDVGGTPFPDGWEPDDDHDRGVSDEEFASVVFDEAFVRAAVVHEPTAVERLLAAAQARAEASEAEARRAHGRGERYEEGFGPGDRAGFGHDPELDDLDDTDILEGPYGAPGAYGKQVRWHRPVAWILALVMGIGMVALAFAAVYRGASSDNRDQVPPPGASTGLEQGGAASPSASADYSPPAVPATPRTP, encoded by the coding sequence GTGCCGGAGGACGTGGGGGGCACGCCGTTCCCTGACGGCTGGGAGCCCGACGACGACCACGACCGCGGGGTGTCGGACGAAGAGTTCGCCTCCGTGGTCTTCGACGAGGCCTTCGTACGGGCGGCCGTGGTGCACGAGCCGACCGCCGTCGAGCGCCTCCTGGCCGCCGCCCAGGCCAGAGCGGAGGCCTCCGAGGCCGAAGCGCGCCGGGCACACGGCCGCGGCGAGCGGTACGAGGAGGGGTTCGGCCCCGGCGACCGCGCCGGTTTCGGCCATGATCCCGAGCTGGACGATCTGGACGACACGGACATACTCGAGGGCCCTTACGGCGCCCCGGGCGCGTACGGCAAGCAGGTCCGCTGGCATCGTCCGGTCGCCTGGATCCTCGCCCTGGTGATGGGCATCGGCATGGTCGCGCTGGCCTTCGCGGCGGTCTATCGCGGCGCCTCCTCGGACAACCGGGACCAGGTCCCGCCACCGGGGGCGTCGACCGGGCTGGAACAGGGCGGCGCGGCGTCGCCCTCCGCCTCCGCCGACTACTCGCCGCCGGCCGTCCCGGCGACCCCGCGTACGCCCTGA
- a CDS encoding SCO2583 family membrane protein produces MGGPGDPPEGTPEGGPGGGEDEYRSVVFDESFVRAARLQEFSAQERIADHAPAVRRRPPLRRGLSRQALVLVLLIAVAFGTAIYMGVRHPYQTPASSGPPAEPLRMTVIPLAPEGEVPGTADTDALYARSPAAQFRIGAEGIPLPAARRTAHFSDGDVTNALTIAKDYIVRSALYPEVLTGDQVRPVRVLLDPDQLDQFDESFGHPAADGRHAPTGWLVRFDPSQAELADRRIRVQGTLQAAETDASTLEVTADHTFVYALRPTDAGAKAAEASLFTVRRELHFRFDREDLRLHQTQLVVSYVQAGPLSCADDSTNRLHPLLAGQTAKEGGPAGTDPYATGGATALCGSLAAGAQPKV; encoded by the coding sequence ATGGGAGGGCCTGGAGACCCACCTGAGGGGACACCCGAAGGCGGCCCCGGAGGTGGCGAGGACGAATACCGATCCGTCGTCTTCGACGAGTCGTTCGTCCGAGCTGCCCGCCTCCAGGAGTTCTCCGCACAGGAGCGCATCGCCGACCACGCGCCCGCCGTACGCCGCCGTCCACCACTGCGCCGGGGCCTGTCCCGGCAGGCACTCGTCCTCGTCCTGTTGATCGCCGTGGCCTTCGGTACGGCGATCTACATGGGTGTACGGCATCCCTATCAGACCCCGGCCTCCTCCGGGCCGCCCGCCGAGCCCCTGCGGATGACCGTCATCCCGCTCGCCCCGGAGGGCGAGGTGCCCGGGACGGCCGACACCGACGCTCTGTACGCGCGCAGTCCCGCCGCGCAGTTCCGCATCGGCGCGGAGGGCATACCGCTGCCGGCCGCGCGGCGTACCGCGCACTTCTCGGACGGTGACGTCACGAACGCGCTGACGATCGCGAAGGACTACATCGTGCGGTCCGCGCTGTATCCCGAGGTCCTCACCGGCGACCAGGTGCGGCCGGTGCGGGTGCTGCTGGATCCCGATCAACTGGACCAGTTCGACGAGAGCTTCGGGCATCCGGCGGCGGACGGGCGGCATGCGCCGACCGGGTGGCTGGTGCGCTTCGACCCCTCGCAGGCGGAGCTGGCCGATCGCCGGATCCGGGTCCAGGGCACGCTGCAGGCCGCCGAGACCGACGCGTCGACGCTCGAGGTCACGGCCGACCACACCTTCGTCTACGCCCTGCGGCCGACGGACGCCGGTGCGAAGGCCGCCGAGGCGTCGCTGTTCACCGTGCGCCGGGAGCTGCACTTCCGCTTCGACCGCGAGGACCTGCGGCTGCACCAGACCCAGCTGGTCGTCTCCTACGTCCAGGCCGGCCCGCTGTCCTGCGCCGACGACTCGACGAACCGGCTGCATCCGCTGCTGGCGGGCCAGACGGCCAAGGAGGGCGGCCCGGCCGGCACCGACCCGTACGCCACGGGCGGGGCCACGGCACTGTGCGGATCGCTGGCGGCGGGGGCGCAGCCGAAGGTGTGA
- a CDS encoding M48 family metallopeptidase: MGEDMSDGHEHNGHENVPSRQRRRFPGISSRAYEHPADRSALVALRKLSGFDTVFKALSGLLPERSLRLLFLSDSVRVSDQQFTHLNDMLRDACYILDLEKVPPMYVNQDPVPNAMCIGLDEPIIVVTTGLVELLDEEEMRAVIGHEVGHALSGHSVYRTILLFLTSLAVRVAWIPLGNLAIMAIVTALREWFRKSELSADRAGLLVGQDLQASMRGLMKLAGGHHLHEMNVDAFLKQAEEYEAGGDLRDSVLKILNVLPRSHPFTTVRAAELKKWGESRDYQRIMDGHYPRRSEDKDTSVSDSFRESASHYATHVKSSKDPLMKLVTDIAGGAGDLGGRVRRGFGGFTSAPPKDAPRRDDTDDSGTEN, encoded by the coding sequence ATGGGGGAAGACATGTCCGACGGCCACGAGCACAACGGGCACGAGAACGTACCGAGCCGGCAGCGCAGGCGTTTCCCCGGGATCTCCTCGCGTGCGTACGAGCATCCGGCGGACCGCTCGGCCCTGGTGGCCCTGCGCAAGCTCAGCGGTTTCGACACGGTCTTCAAGGCGCTGAGCGGCCTGCTGCCCGAGCGCAGCCTCAGGCTGCTGTTCCTGTCCGACTCCGTGCGGGTCTCGGACCAGCAGTTCACACACCTCAACGACATGCTGCGGGACGCCTGTTACATCCTGGACCTGGAGAAGGTCCCGCCGATGTACGTCAACCAGGACCCGGTGCCGAACGCGATGTGCATCGGCCTGGACGAGCCGATCATCGTGGTCACCACGGGCCTGGTCGAGCTGCTCGACGAGGAGGAGATGCGGGCGGTGATCGGCCACGAGGTGGGCCACGCCCTGTCCGGCCACTCGGTGTACCGCACCATCCTGCTCTTCCTCACCAGCCTCGCCGTCCGGGTCGCCTGGATCCCGCTGGGCAATCTCGCGATCATGGCGATCGTCACGGCACTGCGGGAGTGGTTCCGCAAGTCGGAGCTGTCCGCGGACCGGGCGGGGCTGCTGGTCGGGCAGGATCTGCAGGCCTCGATGCGCGGCCTGATGAAGCTTGCGGGCGGCCACCATCTGCACGAGATGAACGTGGACGCGTTCCTGAAGCAGGCCGAGGAGTACGAGGCGGGCGGCGACCTGCGCGACTCGGTGCTGAAGATCCTGAACGTGCTGCCGCGCTCCCACCCCTTCACCACGGTCCGCGCGGCCGAGCTGAAGAAGTGGGGCGAGTCCCGCGACTACCAGCGGATCATGGACGGCCACTACCCGCGCCGCTCGGAGGACAAGGACACCTCGGTCAGCGACTCCTTCCGCGAGTCGGCGTCCCACTACGCCACCCATGTGAAGTCCTCCAAGGACCCGCTGATGAAGCTGGTCACGGACATCGCGGGCGGCGCGGGCGACCTGGGCGGCCGGGTCCGGCGCGGCTTCGGCGGCTTCACGAGCGCCCCGCCGAAGGACGCGCCGAGGCGGGACGACACGGACGACTCCGGGACCGAGAACTGA
- the nadD gene encoding nicotinate-nucleotide adenylyltransferase, with protein sequence MGEQDMPTGPGNGPTHPGKRRLGVMGGTFDPIHHGHLVAASEVAAQFHLDEVVFVPTGQPWQKSHRHVSPAEDRYLMTVIATAENPQFSVSRIDIDRGGPTYTVDTLRDLRALNPDTDLFFITGADALAQILTWRDSEELFSLAHFIGATRPGHHLDDDGLPEGGVSLVEVPALAISSTDCRARVAKGEPIWYLVPDGVVRYIDKRELYRGE encoded by the coding sequence ATGGGAGAGCAGGACATGCCTACCGGCCCCGGAAACGGCCCGACGCACCCCGGCAAGCGCCGTCTCGGCGTCATGGGCGGAACGTTCGACCCGATCCACCACGGCCACCTCGTCGCGGCCAGTGAGGTCGCCGCGCAGTTCCACCTCGACGAGGTCGTGTTCGTCCCGACCGGCCAGCCGTGGCAGAAGAGCCACCGGCACGTCTCCCCGGCCGAGGACCGCTATCTGATGACGGTCATCGCCACCGCCGAGAACCCGCAGTTCTCCGTCAGCCGCATCGACATCGACCGCGGCGGCCCCACGTACACGGTGGACACCCTGCGCGACCTGCGCGCGCTCAACCCCGACACCGACCTCTTCTTCATCACCGGCGCCGACGCCCTCGCCCAGATCCTGACCTGGCGGGACTCGGAGGAGCTGTTCTCCCTCGCGCACTTCATCGGCGCCACCCGGCCCGGCCACCACCTCGACGACGACGGCCTCCCGGAGGGCGGCGTGTCGTTGGTCGAGGTTCCCGCGCTGGCCATCTCGTCCACCGATTGCCGCGCGAGAGTCGCGAAGGGAGAGCCCATCTGGTATCTGGTGCCCGACGGAGTCGTGCGCTACATCGACAAACGTGAGCTGTACCGCGGCGAGTGA